In Nicotiana tabacum cultivar K326 chromosome 19, ASM71507v2, whole genome shotgun sequence, one DNA window encodes the following:
- the LOC107792210 gene encoding putative E3 ubiquitin-protein ligase LUL4 isoform X1 translates to MGISLSKRQQNHHFHRPPPPLPPPSSSIPPALPPLTPPPHPSYSFPPTTATRPPPSQNPYPLLPPPPRHNVVPTYPPPPPPSNSYNYHFSFNHQSSYGSSSRPVVYQNHYPPYYHPHGNNGWGGFRPPPAPLPVVPYVDHQNAKKIKNDVNVHKDTIRIQLDELNKDSHLVTFTFDALVDGSITIFYFAKEGANCKFSPVYPEIKPVQIPFEKGLGQKFCQPSGTGIDLGFFDVNELSKPIQGEEIFPLIISAESCRPSKLTDEKYDEQSLDKSPHAQITEAVLVKNNEDHFLVKVIKQILWIEGVRYELREIYGISNSDETTVNDEESGKECVICMTEPKDTAVLPCRHMCLCSECAKALRHQSNKCPICRQPIEELLEIKVNEVAAS, encoded by the exons ATGGGAATTTCTTTGAGTAAAAGGCAACAAAATCATCACTTCCACCGCCCTCCTCCGCCACTACCGCCACCGTCTTCTTCCATTCCTCCGGCCCTCCCTCCTCTTACACCACCACCCCACCCAAGCTACTCCTTTCCTCCAACTACTGCAACACGACCTCCCCCCTCACAAAACCCCTATCCTTTACTCCCCCCACCCCCACGCCATAACGTGGTCCCGACTTACCCCCCACCCCCACCTCCTTCAAATTCTTATAATTACCATTTCAGTTTCAATCATCAGTCCAGTTATGGTAGTAGTAGTAGGCCTGTAGTCTATCAAAATCATTACCCTCCTTATTATCATCCTCACGGTAATAATGGATGGGGTGGGTTTAGACCTCCGCCAGCGCCGTTGCCGGTGGTGCCGTATGTGGATCATCAAAATGCAAAGAAGATCAAGAATGATGTTAATGTTCATAAGGATACTATACGGATTCAACTCGATGAGCTCAATAAGGATTCCCATTTGGTTACCTTTACTTTTGATGCCCTTGTTGATGGAAG TATCACCATTTTCTACTTTGCGAAGGAAGGGGCCAACTGCAAATTCAGTCCAGTATATCCTGAAATCAAGCCTGTTCAAATACCATTTGAAAAAGGTCTGGGCCAAAAGTTTTGCCAGCCTTCAGGAACTGGAATTGACCTCGGGTTTTTCGACGTCAATGAATTATCAAAGCCAATCCaaggagaagaaattttcccGCTTATTATATCAGCAGAGTCATGTCGTCCATCTAAACTAACAGACGAGAAGTATGATGAGCAATCACTGGATAAGTCTCCCCATGCACAGATAACTGAAGCTGTGCTAGTGAAGAATAATGAGGATCATTTCCTAGTGAAAGTGATCAAGCAGATTTTATGGATTGAAGGAGTTCGCTATGAGTTGCGAGAGATTTATGGTATCAGCAATTCAGATGAAACTACTGTCAATGATGAGGAGTCAGGAAAAGAATGCGTGATTTGCATGACTGAGCCGAAAGACACAGCAGTTTTGCCATGTAGGCATATG